A genomic window from Pecten maximus chromosome 4, xPecMax1.1, whole genome shotgun sequence includes:
- the LOC117325296 gene encoding inositol monophosphatase 3-like, with translation MGPANIKLNPVGAAMFLAVALCLIIYAFGVPNWFNREPTVSMKELLTASIDLARRGGTKVKDIRLKNALDEKEKGKTAEGAKEMLTRGDSESNRAIVYGMSKAFTGIQIISEETDLKPVNFKIIEDVSKKLEEVEKIIKDDEMVPKKDITVWVDPLDATQEYTENLQEYVTVMICVAVKGSPKIGVIYKPFLQQIAWAWVGYGHSENLKVSQTASDSKVKAPKTIIVSRSHSGPVEKIAKKAYGNDTKIVPAGGAGYKTLEVIKGKADAYVHITLIKKWDICAGNAVLTALNGKMTTLEGDTIDYKAGGDVKNHDGLLVTAAANDHYEFLSKLSKVAEEAKKSVSSKH, from the exons ATGGGTCCTGCTAACATCAAGTTAAATCCCGTTGGGGCGGCTATGTTTTTAGCTGTAGCATtatgtttgattatatatgcATTCGGTGTTCCCAATTGGTTTAATAGAGAACCAACTGTAAGTATGAAAGAACTCTTGACAGCAAGTATAGATTTAGCCCGACGTGGAGGCACAAAAGTCAAGGATATTCGACTGAAAAACGCTTTGGATGAAAAGGAGAAAGGGAAAACGGCAGAAGGAGCGAAGGAGATGTTAACAAGGGGAGATTCGGAATCAAACAGGGCAATTGTGTATGGGATGTCGAAAGCATTTACTGGTATTCag ATAATATCCGAAGAGACTGATTTAAAGCCggtcaatttcaaaataattgaaGATGTTAGTAAAAAACTTGAAGAAGTTGAAAAAATTATTAAGGATGATGAAATGGTGCCTAAGAAAGACATCACAGTGTGGGTAGATCCATTGGATGCCACACAGgaatatacag AAAACTTACAGGAATATGTCACAGTGATGATTTGTGTTGCAGTGAAGGGATCACCAAAAATAGGAGTTATATATAAACCCTTCCTACAGCAAATAG CATGGGCCTGGGTGGGCTATGGTCACTCAGAAAACCTTAAAGTTTCCCAGACTGCATCAGATAGTAAAGTAAAGGCTCCAAAAACAATTATTGTGTCACGGTCACACAGCGGACCAGTGGAGAAGATTGCAAAAAAAGCATACGGCAATGATACCAAAATTGTACCTGCAGGGGGAGCAG GTTACAAGACATTGGAAGTGATCAAAGGAAAGGCTGACGCCTATGTGCATATAACACTTATCAAGAAATGGGACATTTGTGCTGGTAATGCTGTTTTAACCGCATTAAATGGTAAAATGACCACCCTCGAAGGGGATACTATTGATTACAAAGCTGGAGGAGATGTGAAAAATCATGATGGACTTTTAGTTACAGCAGCTGCTAATGATCATTATGAATTCCTAAGTAAATTATCTAAGGTTGCAGAAGAAGCTAAAAAGTCGGTCAGTTCTAAACATTGA
- the LOC117325297 gene encoding probable ubiquitin-conjugating enzyme E2 W-A: MASMEKRLQKELLALTKDPPAGVKVDSKSICTNLSEWTVDLEGAPESIYEGEKFQLMFKFGARYPFESPQVMFIGEHIPVHPHVYSNGHICLSILTDDWSPALSVQSVCLSVVSMLSSCKEKKRPPDNAFYVKTCSKNPKKTRWWYHDDDV; encoded by the exons ATGGCTTCCATGGAG AAGCGGTTACAAAAAGAGCTTCTAGCTCTAACAAAGGACCCCCCAGCAGGTGTTAAGGTGGACTCAAAAAGCATATGTACAAATCTTTCTGA ATGGACTGTTGACTTAGAAGGTGCCCCAGAATCTATTTATGAGGGAGAAAAATTCCAGTTAATGTTCAAATTTGGTGCAAGATATCCATTTGAATCACCTCAG GTGATGTTTATCGGGGAACATATCCCAGTCCACCCTCACGTGTACAGTAATGGTCACATCTGCTTATCCATCCTCACGGACGATTGGTCTCCAGCCCTCTCAGTCCAGTCTGTATGTCTCAGTGTTGTTAGTATGTTATCCAGCTGTAAAGAAAAG AAACGACCTCCAGATAATGCATTTTATGTGAAAACCTGCAGTAAAAACCCTAAGAAAACTAGGTGGTGGTACCatg ACGACGATGTATGA
- the LOC117325299 gene encoding deleted in malignant brain tumors 1 protein-like isoform X1 translates to MESMKFIVFSLLLFTGVVRTSVLNLTADTDPGEHVRDVLVPVRLVDSPNEGEGRVELLYEGVWGTVCDVLFGVSEANLVCEILGYSHGGLPKPKLTYGFGRGPIMVDLDCPWDATNLDQCSQTGWSQNPPRVCNHDADVGVACRTTPPEDVPVRLIGGTGPNEGRVQVRHDGQWGTVCNQDWDPRDAAVICQQLGYSYGGEAMMWPARNNFGARPPGPIWLNELSCGGKEPRLGECPGLVWGEDAHHCRTIFMDASVRCYTENIPDFQIRLVGGENNQTGRVNIYHGGRWWDVCDDWWADDDASAVCRTLGYRKGNATYVQYNTGRLDGFGWDMVYCAPGTTDFRHCFHRGWGRHTCYWYEVAGVVCE, encoded by the exons ATGGAATCCATGAAGTTTATTGTGTTTTCACTTCTTTTATTTACAGGCGTGGTCCGTACATCGGTACTCAATCTCACGGCTGACACCGACCCCG GTGAACATGTACGTGACGTGTTGGTACCCGTCCGATTGGTAGATTCTCCCAATGAGGGGGAGGGGCGAGTGGAGCTGTTGTACGAAGGCGTATGGGGGACTGTCTGTGACGTGCTGTTCGGGGTTTCTGAGGCCAACCTCGTCTGTGAGATACTgggatacag tCACGGCGGACTCCCCAAGCCAAAACTGACATATGGATTTGGGCGTGGCCCTATCATGGTTGACCTTGACTGCCCCTGGGATGCCACAAATCTCGACCAGTGCAGCCAAACAGGATGGAGCCAAAACCCTCCGCGAGTCTGTAATCACGATGCAGATGTGGGCGTGGCATGTAGAACCACCCCACCAGAAG ACGTCCCTGTGCGCCTGATAGGAGGGACTGGACCCAACGAGGGGCGTGTCCAGGTACGACATGATGGACAATGGGGCACAGTTTGTAACCAGGACTGGGACCCGAGGGACGCAGCCGTCATTTGTCAGCAACTGGGCTATAG TTATGGCGGAGAGGCAATGATGTGGCCGGCCAGAAATAATTTCGGGGCCCGACCCCCAGGGCCTATTTGGCTAAATGAATTGAGTTGTGGTGGCAAAGAGCCTCGCCTTGGGGAGTGTCCAGGCCTTGTTTGGGGTGAGGACGCCCACCACTGCCGTACAATCTTCATGGACGCCTCGGTCCGCTGTTACACAGAAAATATTCCAg ATTTCCAGATTCGACTTGTTGGCGGTGAAAACAACCAGACCGGACGTGTGAACATTTATCACGGAGGTCGTTGGTGGGACGTATGTGATGATTGGTGGGCCGATGATGACGCCAGCGCCGTCTGTCGGACTTTAGGATACAG GAAAGGAAATGCGACCTATGTGCAGTATAACACAGGAAGGCTGGACGGGTTTGGGTGGGACATGGTCTACTGTGCCCCTGGGACCACTGATTTCCGTCACTGCTTTCACCGGGGATGGGGCAGACACACTTGTTATTGGTACGAGGTGGCGGGCGTGGTCTGTGAG TAA
- the LOC117325299 gene encoding neurotrypsin-like isoform X2 codes for MSLTSSVRYWDTGNISLTSSVRYWDTGKHVVNLVCEILGYSHGGLPKPKLTYGFGRGPIMVDLDCPWDATNLDQCSQTGWSQNPPRVCNHDADVGVACRTTPPEDVPVRLIGGTGPNEGRVQVRHDGQWGTVCNQDWDPRDAAVICQQLGYSYGGEAMMWPARNNFGARPPGPIWLNELSCGGKEPRLGECPGLVWGEDAHHCRTIFMDASVRCYTENIPDFQIRLVGGENNQTGRVNIYHGGRWWDVCDDWWADDDASAVCRTLGYRKGNATYVQYNTGRLDGFGWDMVYCAPGTTDFRHCFHRGWGRHTCYWYEVAGVVCE; via the exons atgtcgTTAACCTCGTCTGTGAGATACTGggatacaggtaacatatcgTTAACCTCGTCTGTGAGATACTgggatacaggtaaacatgtcgTTAACCTCGTCTGTGAGATACTgggatacag tCACGGCGGACTCCCCAAGCCAAAACTGACATATGGATTTGGGCGTGGCCCTATCATGGTTGACCTTGACTGCCCCTGGGATGCCACAAATCTCGACCAGTGCAGCCAAACAGGATGGAGCCAAAACCCTCCGCGAGTCTGTAATCACGATGCAGATGTGGGCGTGGCATGTAGAACCACCCCACCAGAAG ACGTCCCTGTGCGCCTGATAGGAGGGACTGGACCCAACGAGGGGCGTGTCCAGGTACGACATGATGGACAATGGGGCACAGTTTGTAACCAGGACTGGGACCCGAGGGACGCAGCCGTCATTTGTCAGCAACTGGGCTATAG TTATGGCGGAGAGGCAATGATGTGGCCGGCCAGAAATAATTTCGGGGCCCGACCCCCAGGGCCTATTTGGCTAAATGAATTGAGTTGTGGTGGCAAAGAGCCTCGCCTTGGGGAGTGTCCAGGCCTTGTTTGGGGTGAGGACGCCCACCACTGCCGTACAATCTTCATGGACGCCTCGGTCCGCTGTTACACAGAAAATATTCCAg ATTTCCAGATTCGACTTGTTGGCGGTGAAAACAACCAGACCGGACGTGTGAACATTTATCACGGAGGTCGTTGGTGGGACGTATGTGATGATTGGTGGGCCGATGATGACGCCAGCGCCGTCTGTCGGACTTTAGGATACAG GAAAGGAAATGCGACCTATGTGCAGTATAACACAGGAAGGCTGGACGGGTTTGGGTGGGACATGGTCTACTGTGCCCCTGGGACCACTGATTTCCGTCACTGCTTTCACCGGGGATGGGGCAGACACACTTGTTATTGGTACGAGGTGGCGGGCGTGGTCTGTGAG TAA
- the LOC117325301 gene encoding uncharacterized protein LOC117325301 — protein MFAFRFFVVVFLSIVGIQATPSDNRDDLQDKELTEIKEMVKLQSELIQSQAEMLNKYDQRIDLLQKENHGLVQQLEALQIAKEIMETRLKHLEHVNIPVRPDTDIPTSMTHSIQTVEDPDHSQLYPPSIEGEKQSRTRRVADMGELKVEI, from the exons ATGTTCGCGTTTCGTTTTTTCGTTGTAGTTTTTCTGTCAATAGTTGGGATACAAGCGACACCTTCCGATAACAGGGACGACCTCCAGGACAAGGAGCTGACGGAGATTAAGGAGATGGTGAAGTTACAGTCAGAACTGATCCAATCACAGGCGGAGATGTTGAACAAGTACGACCAACGTATAG ATTTACTGCAAAAAGAAAACCATGGCCTTGTTCAACAGCTAGAGGCGTTACAGATTGCCAAAGAAATCATGGAAACAAGATTAAAACACTTAGAGCATGTCAATATTCCCGTTCGCCCTGATACGGATATACCAACCTCTATGACCCATTCCATACAGACGGTAGAAGACCCCGACCACAGTCAACTTTATCCACCAAGTATTGAAG GTGAAAAACAGTCGCGGACACGAAGAGTTGCTGATATGGGTGAGTTAAAAGTAGagatttaa